The region AGATGAACGTAAAACTCATGAAAAAAGTTGGAAAAGGCGCACCCATCTTTCTTCTTGGACCCCTTCCCACCGACAGGGCGATGGGATACGATCACATTGCCTGCGCGATCGGAGGCGCCCTCGCCGGCTACTACGGTGCGGACTTTCTTTGCTATGTGACTCCGTCGGAGCACATTTCCCTTCCAGATGCCGAGGACGTGAGAGAGGGTGTGATAGCATCTAAGATAGCAGCGGTTGTAGCAGATGTTGCACGCGGGAACAAGAAAGCCTGGGAACTGGAAAGACGTATGGCCCTTGCACGAAAGAGTTTCGACTGGGAAACGATGTTTGAACTTTCCCTGGGAAAGGACGTTGCGAGGAAAAAGTACGAAAAAAGGCCGTATCCTGACAAGGGTTGTTCCATGTGTGGCCCCTTCTGTGCGATAAAGATAGCGGAGGAGTTCTCTTGAGGAAGGGTGTTTCTACGAGCATCATAAGGAGCAATACAGATCTTCTCGAAACACTACCTCAGGCCGATGTATACGAGCTTGGTTTCTTCAAAATGGAGGACCTGGAGCGTGTCCTCTGCTTCTTTGCGGGTAAGAGTTTTGGTGTTCATGCTCCTTTTGTTTACAGATACGCTGATCATCATCCAAATCCTACTTCGTTGAACGAAGAAAAGCGAAAAGACACATTCTCTGTGAACAGAAAGTGTGCCGAGCTTTCCAGAAAGATCGGAGCAGAGTACATGGTTGTTCACTTTCCAAATGCTGTTCAAAAAGAAAACTGGCTTTCCATATACAAGGAGTTGGAAAGAGAATTTTCCAAGCTAGTGGAGATCATCGAAGTTCGAGCGGAAAACGTCCACGGAAACGATCATTTTCACGGTGCAAAGGACTACAGAATCTTTTTGGAGAACACGGGATGCACCATGTGTGTGGATATAGGTCATCTTCTTCTTGACGCCGAGATCTATGGTGTTTCCCCTGTGAAGTTCATCGAGGAGCTTTCAGACCTGATAGAAGAGTTCCACATATACTACGCTGATACCGAGACCTATAAGAGGTGTCATCACGCTCCCTGGGGTGATTCGAAGAATTTCTTTGAAATTTTAAAGTTCATAAAAGACATAGACGCAGACTTCGTTATAGAACCAACCCCGGAGTGCAGTGAAGGTCTGGAGAGGCTCCTCGAGTACTGGAGGGATCTATGATGGTACTGGTTGTTTCCGGGCTCGACCCTTCCGCGGGGGCGGGGATCCTTCAAGATGTGAAGACTCTCTCTGCCCTTGGGGTGAAGACACACGGGGTGATCTCCGC is a window of Thermotoga sp. DNA encoding:
- a CDS encoding phosphomethylpyrimidine synthase ThiC gives rise to the protein HFDELLDIAKEYDITLSLGDGMRPGAVVDASDTQQFEELFVMGELVERAREKGVQVMLEGPGHVPMSEVEMNVKLMKKVGKGAPIFLLGPLPTDRAMGYDHIACAIGGALAGYYGADFLCYVTPSEHISLPDAEDVREGVIASKIAAVVADVARGNKKAWELERRMALARKSFDWETMFELSLGKDVARKKYEKRPYPDKGCSMCGPFCAIKIAEEFS
- a CDS encoding sugar phosphate isomerase/epimerase, coding for MRKGVSTSIIRSNTDLLETLPQADVYELGFFKMEDLERVLCFFAGKSFGVHAPFVYRYADHHPNPTSLNEEKRKDTFSVNRKCAELSRKIGAEYMVVHFPNAVQKENWLSIYKELEREFSKLVEIIEVRAENVHGNDHFHGAKDYRIFLENTGCTMCVDIGHLLLDAEIYGVSPVKFIEELSDLIEEFHIYYADTETYKRCHHAPWGDSKNFFEILKFIKDIDADFVIEPTPECSEGLERLLEYWRDL